ACCCATCTCGCGAACGTCACGCAACGTAAACATTGAATACGTAATTACGTTTTACTTGAACGTGGCGGTGCCAATCTCACAAAATTTCGCATTTACAACATCTTGCGTTGCTTGAAAAGTTAAACTTTTTTTACGGCAGCAAGTACTGAATGGCTGAATTAAATGACATCTACACTTTCGATTGTTCTTATGTATCAATGTAAATAGACAGTTAGAAAAGACATTCGACACGAGATCGCATGACTGCTATGGTAAGAATCAGTCATGTTTGTTTGCTAGCTCTGGTCCCCAGGTCGGTAGCTGCCACAAGTTTACAAATGAGAGAAGCTTCTAGATAGCTTGGCACGTAGCTAACAGTCTTAGCCAGCCATCTAGTTGGCGAAATGTAATTTACATCTAGCACTTTCTTAGTTGATGCTATATTTGAAGATGTCTTTCTTTTTCGACAGACTTGCAAGTGGAATGGATTATTTAACGTTGGGGAGGACTTCAATGATGAGGTGCTGCAAACTGATTTACACAGTCAGTGATTACCACCTGCTGATATGATAGTTATGACAGATTATAGCCCTCTGTATAAATTCTCACATTGACATCACAAGCAATGTAGAGTACTGTTGTGAAACTATTTAGTCTAAACACCTCTGGCTTTCTTTGAATATGAGTTAtacacttttgtgtgtgtgtgtgtgtgtgtgtgtgtgtgtgtgtgtgtgtgtgtgtgtgtgtgtgtgtgtgtgtgttaggatctACTTGAGATGGACTGGTCTGCTCCATCAGTGTCTGCAGCACAGTCCTGTTTCCTCCGTTCAACTGCAGCATCAACTCCTGCTGCCCCCTATGGTCAGAATAACTCACATCAACCAACCACAGACGGCATACTTGCCCATAGGGGCCTGTCGAATGGCCCAGGGTCAGATAATTCAACACCGAACAGTGTAGGACAGTCTCCTGCTTTGGGTTTGAGACAGCTCTCTACATCTAAACCATTGCACTcattccctcttccccctctccaccttCCTACACTGAGTAGGGGACTGTGTACAGTTACCCAACAGAGCTCCTCACCAGCCCAACAGATGAAGTCAAACACAACAGGACAGCAAGAGGCCCCCTCGCCGCAGGATGACTTTGATGATTGGGATGTTGACCTGGCAGACCTAGATGAAAGTGACCCACAGATGAGCACTTGGGCTCAGGTCCGAGAAACTGCTCCAGCTGCAGATCTAACCAAGCCCAGCGATGACTCTGTATCCCCAGACAAAAGACTACGGCCCACAGCCTGTGGTGGTGCTCAAACCGGGCCCAATGTGGGTCTGAGAGGATTCAGTACCTCTAACCAAACGTCTGGTCttcccagtagtagtagtatactcCACAAGTCCTCATTCCCtggtcccttcccctctccccgcCCTGATCCTAGTGCTACTTTCCTCCTAGCTCCACCCCAAAGCCCCTTCCCCAGGCCTGTGACCCCCAGGCCAGTCAGAGGGCTTCCTTCCCAGGTACAGAGGCCCTGGGCTACACCTCTAGCTCAGGGACGCAGCCTTTTTGACCCCATCTCCCCAGCCCCCTCTAGTAGGTTTGGTGGACCCATGCCTTCCCCCAGTCTCACCCCACGTTCCCTCCACACGCCCGTCTTCACTAACCACTTGATTCAGCTGGTGTCCAACTCCAACAAGACCCCCCAGAGACCGGGTTCTGACCACATCCGGCCCAATACCCGCCGCTTCCCCGGGCCTGCAGGAATCCTACCACAACAGGTGTGTCTCTTTCTGCTTCTGTCCCTACCTGCCTCTCTATCTGTTTATTTGTAGTCTAACTAATCTCAGCAGTCAGCAATGTGCTTGGTTGTGATTCTAAGCTACTGCGgggttccattctctctccttaaAGCAGCTCCATGGGCAGAGCCTGGATGACATCGTGGTGGCCATTCCTCAGACACCTGCACATGGGGCTGTGGCTCGGCTGCCCAGTCAGGTACTATCACACTGATGTGTAGCCTATACATTTACAGAATGTATCATGTGTCATGATATTAGTTAACCTTTTTGTCCATTCTTTATTATATCATGTTGCTTTATGaacatgtgatgtgtgtgtaaaaaaaactTGTCCAGGTTCCCAGCTCTCAGACTGAGGAAGAGGATTTCAGTGGAGGTCCGTGGGCAGTGATGAAAGCAGAGATGGGATTGGACGAAAGGAACTCCTCCTGTTTTCTGCACTCTTACAGCGTGGCCATGGTACTCCGCAAGGTGACCAGCACATTTAGCGGTATCCAATTTACACAGCCTATAGTAGTGTAAATGGCATGAAAGGTGACTGAAAGGCTAACAGTGTTCAGGCTGTGCGTGACCATGTACCCTTCAACAATATGTATCATTTAACATAGCATATTTAATGTTAGAGGCTTTAAATGCCATATCATCTGGTGCAAAAATGTAACACTTTGGTAACACCGTTTGCATAATTTGACTTCATGAGCATGTTTTTCTGCACCCAGGGCAGCCTCCCTGATAGAAGTGGATGGGCTGTTTTTCTCTATGTTAATGGCCCTTGTCTCTGTGGTGGCACTCTATCAGTATAATCAGGACAAATGACAGGCCTGTGCCTGGGGTGTTAGTAGTTATTATCCCAAACATGATCACACATTAATCATCTTAATGGTTATTCTGTTGTTTTTCCACAGTCTTAATGTGCCACTGCTTATGGCAACTCTGCATGAGTAATTGAGCTGTTTAATTAATTAAAGTTAATGATTGGAAGTTGTTTGAACTTGTTTTGTAGTGCTCTAGTACGAaggtctctgtctgtatctctctctcaggCGGCCCTGAAACAGCTGGTGAAGAACAAGGTCCCCAACATGGCTGTGGTACTAAAGAGCATCCTCCACACACACGCTGATGCCAAGGCTGTGTTCAGGGATCCCACAGGTAAGGCCTACTGGTGGTACGGTTGTGCTTGTAGGTAGAACTGGCCACACAGCCATTTTAGTGAGTCTGTGGCTGGCGGTTTCATTGTCCCTAGGGCCCTCTTTCTTTCAttttcttgtctctttctctcattttctTGCAgttcctctctatttctctctgagTACTGCTTGAACCTAGCAGGTCATCATGGCCTCAGGAGAGCCAGCATGAGGACTCCTGAGCAGATCTATTAAAGTATTTACTTAACCTTAGTGTTGTGCTTATTAGTGATTCTATCATCATGGATGAGCATCAAATGAACGTGTATTAGCACATGCTGATCACCACGGACTATTAAGTCTCAGTGATCTGTGCATTCCCTCCTGAAGTGTGGCCCATGGTGCTACCTGTCAACAGATTACCACTGGAGGGGATGCACTGATTACTACACTGTTTTCATTAGCAGGAATAATGTAATCAGTGTGCTCCATGTGGAATGACTCAATCACATGTATTTTATAcagccatttttacatcagcagttgtcacaaagtgctatacagaaacccagcctaaaaaccctaaaaagcaagcaatgcagaagcacagtggctaggtaTGCTGTTTTGCTCTGACTGCACCGGTAGAACACAGTAGTAATTCGTGTGTCTGACTGTAGGAGAGATGCAGGGCACAGTGCACCGGCGCCTCCTAGAGGACAGACTAGGGGAGCTCAAGACGGGGGCGTTACTGTTGCTCAAACAGGTAGGACTTCCACAGGCCACACACCTCACTATTTACTACTGTTTCATTGCAAATCATTTGTTGGATTCTTCAAAATGATTGATGAGCCACTGACAATAGTCACAAAAACATACTGTGTTGATAATTTCTGGTGTTAGCTGTAGACCCATAATTAGTTGCCTCTTCATGAAGGTGGGTGTGTTCTCTCCGTCCCACCGTAACCACTACCTGAACGTGACACCCAACAACCTCCTGAGGATCTACCCTCCTGACGGCTCGACCCCGTCCTCCACACAGAGCCAGCTGCTCCCACTCCCCCTGGTGAGAGACCATTACCAAGGCCTGGAGGATATCTTGTTGTTATCCTAGGCTGTTGGGAGTTTGATGTAACAATTACCAATCATTGAGTACAACTTGGTGTCTTGACAGatgtattgtatttgtttgtCTAACTCTACTGTTGAATCTAGGAGCCAATGTTGGAATCACCTGATCAGTCCTCCAGTGTCCCAGGAGCCCCTGTGTCTCAGATGGAGTTGTTctatgataatgatgatgaagaggatgtTCGGGCCCCACAGGTCTCTGCAGACTCTGGTGCTGGCTCCTCTAGTGTTCCACAGGGCCCGCCGGCTGCACCACTGGACCTGTCCTGGGACGCAGGTGGGACTTGGATATGCATATGAGTGTATGTTCTTGGTAAACCAATCAGCAGCTccaccctgtgtgtttgtttgatttaatttgtctgtctctgtgttgtgcAGATGACCTTGATGAGCTTCTTGGGGAGTTGCCTGTTGAGTCCTACTGCCTCTGACACCTGCCCACCTACCCCTTACGGACAAGGTACATTTATACAGGGGAGATGTAGGACAACTAAGCTGTCACTTACATGTGAATTTGAGTTTGGTGCATTCTGACCGCACGTTGGATGCCTTTCTACCTGATTCCCCCGGAGAATCTTGTCGCCTGAAGTGCTATCATTTTGTGTTTGGTGTGCTGTGACCGTTAATCGCACCATTATAAATTGCATGTCGGCCGTGTGGGGGGAAAAACTCTGAGATGTTGGGAACTGGGACTGTCGCTCCCGCGTCTCCCCAATTTGAATTAAGCTTCACTACCCATACTGCTACGGGTACATCCCATACTGCTACGGGTTCATCCCATACTGCTACGGGTACATCCCATACTGCTACGGGTACATCCCATAGACAGTCATTCCCCTGTTTGAAGACCTGCTGGCTGatgttttgtatatttttttacttcacaGTGCAGTCTCCTCTAAATCATAGCTAACTACTGTATGTGCACATAATGTCTTGTAAAACATGTATATATTAAAGAAGACTTCTGTTCAATAATACACTATACACAACTGAAATGGTCTCTGATTTTCTTGTCTCTAATTTGCGGTCTTTGGAGTGATTGAGAATTAAAATGCATGAGAATGCACTTACTAATAGGAACAGTATATGGAAAATCAAACATTACAATTAAATATCCATTTAAACCCTGGCTTGATTGATCCACACTTCTAGTTGAATTGCATCGTGGTGGTGTGCTGTAATTAGGCACCGGTGTTGCAAGGTTTCATTGGAGAGGCAGAGTATCCTGCTGTTCATAGCCATTGTCCATTAATTGGAACTGCAAATCTTTTTCTCAAAGTTTTTAAACAGTTTTCTTGTCTTTCAGTCAACTAACACTATTTTAAACATTGATGGCTCTGATGAAACATGGTGTGAACTAAAGTATCAGCCTGAAGTGAATGACTTTAAACATTGTCTCCTGGAGCCTTCTGACTGTCATTCTCTGCCATGCTCTTCTTTCTCCATTTCTGTCTTATTGCCATTTCCTCTGTCTTTCCTATCCCCTTCCTCTGGCTATGTTCTGGTCCAGCCTGTTTACCATGCATTACAATTGTGTAGAGACTTTAGGGGAGGGATTTTCTGGGGTTTTAGTCTCTGTGGAGTTAAATCCT
This sequence is a window from Oncorhynchus mykiss isolate Arlee chromosome 13, USDA_OmykA_1.1, whole genome shotgun sequence. Protein-coding genes within it:
- the LOC110486706 gene encoding homologous recombination OB-fold protein isoform X1, with amino-acid sequence MTAMTCKWNGLFNVGEDFNDEDLLEMDWSAPSVSAAQSCFLRSTAASTPAAPYGQNNSHQPTTDGILAHRGLSNGPGSDNSTPNSVGQSPALGLRQLSTSKPLHSFPLPPLHLPTLSRGLCTVTQQSSSPAQQMKSNTTGQQEAPSPQDDFDDWDVDLADLDESDPQMSTWAQVRETAPAADLTKPSDDSVSPDKRLRPTACGGAQTGPNVGLRGFSTSNQTSGLPSSSSILHKSSFPGPFPSPRPDPSATFLLAPPQSPFPRPVTPRPVRGLPSQVQRPWATPLAQGRSLFDPISPAPSSRFGGPMPSPSLTPRSLHTPVFTNHLIQLVSNSNKTPQRPGSDHIRPNTRRFPGPAGILPQQQLHGQSLDDIVVAIPQTPAHGAVARLPSQVPSSQTEEEDFSGGPWAVMKAEMGLDERNSSCFLHSYSVAMVLRKAALKQLVKNKVPNMAVVLKSILHTHADAKAVFRDPTGEMQGTVHRRLLEDRLGELKTGALLLLKQVGVFSPSHRNHYLNVTPNNLLRIYPPDGSTPSSTQSQLLPLPLEPMLESPDQSSSVPGAPVSQMELFYDNDDEEDVRAPQVSADSGAGSSSVPQGPPAAPLDLSWDADDLDELLGELPVESYCL
- the LOC110486706 gene encoding homologous recombination OB-fold protein isoform X3, with protein sequence MTAMTCKWNGLFNVGEDFNDEDLLEMDWSAPSVSAAQSCFLRSTAASTPAAPYGQNNSHQPTTDGILAHRGLSNGPGSDNSTPNSVGQSPALGLRQLSTSKPLHSFPLPPLHLPTLSRGLCTVTQQSSSPAQQMKSNTTGQQEAPSPQDDFDDWDVDLADLDESDPQMSTWAQVRETAPAADLTKPSDDSVSPDKRLRPTACGGAQTGPNVGLRGFSTSNQTSGLPSSSSILHKSSFPGPFPSPRPDPSATFLLAPPQSPFPRPVTPRPVRGLPSQVQRPWATPLAQGRSLFDPISPAPSSRFGGPMPSPSLTPRSLHTPVFTNHLIQLVSNSNKTPQRPGSDHIRPNTRRFPGPAGILPQQLHGQSLDDIVVAIPQTPAHGAVARLPSQVPSSQTEEEDFSGGPWAVMKAEMGLDERNSSCFLHSYSVAMVLRKAALKQLVKNKVPNMAVVLKSILHTHADAKAVFRDPTGEMQGTVHRRLLEDRLGELKTGALLLLKQVGVFSPSHRNHYLNVTPNNLLRIYPPDGSTPSSTQSQLLPLPLEPMLESPDQSSSVPGAPVSQMELFYDNDDEEDVRAPQVSADSGAGSSSVPQGPPAAPLDLSWDADDLDELLGELPVESYCL
- the LOC110486706 gene encoding homologous recombination OB-fold protein isoform X2, with translation MDYLTLGRTSMMRCCKLIYTDLLEMDWSAPSVSAAQSCFLRSTAASTPAAPYGQNNSHQPTTDGILAHRGLSNGPGSDNSTPNSVGQSPALGLRQLSTSKPLHSFPLPPLHLPTLSRGLCTVTQQSSSPAQQMKSNTTGQQEAPSPQDDFDDWDVDLADLDESDPQMSTWAQVRETAPAADLTKPSDDSVSPDKRLRPTACGGAQTGPNVGLRGFSTSNQTSGLPSSSSILHKSSFPGPFPSPRPDPSATFLLAPPQSPFPRPVTPRPVRGLPSQVQRPWATPLAQGRSLFDPISPAPSSRFGGPMPSPSLTPRSLHTPVFTNHLIQLVSNSNKTPQRPGSDHIRPNTRRFPGPAGILPQQQLHGQSLDDIVVAIPQTPAHGAVARLPSQVPSSQTEEEDFSGGPWAVMKAEMGLDERNSSCFLHSYSVAMVLRKAALKQLVKNKVPNMAVVLKSILHTHADAKAVFRDPTGEMQGTVHRRLLEDRLGELKTGALLLLKQVGVFSPSHRNHYLNVTPNNLLRIYPPDGSTPSSTQSQLLPLPLEPMLESPDQSSSVPGAPVSQMELFYDNDDEEDVRAPQVSADSGAGSSSVPQGPPAAPLDLSWDADDLDELLGELPVESYCL